In Megalobrama amblycephala isolate DHTTF-2021 linkage group LG10, ASM1881202v1, whole genome shotgun sequence, one DNA window encodes the following:
- the wdr32 gene encoding DDB1- and CUL4-associated factor 10, with translation MSSGQPSDNEEPRADLLREEDEDEEDSDEDKGSTRTSSPQEGCESAEVQGSSRLELAADGGTGSGCRSSSACDSLFSWICRRTIRRGPFVDPARDHFRTMTRLYSSMSPATDSVNLTTQTHGAVFNLEYSPDGSVLTVACEQTEVLLFDPVSSRHIKTLVEAHEDCVNNIRFLDNRLFATCSDDTTIALWDLRKLNSKVCTLHGHASWVKNIEYDTHTRLLVTSGFDGNVITWDTNRFTEDGCPHKKFFHTRYLMRMRLTPDCSKMLISTSSGYLLILHDLDLTQSLEVGSYRILRARRAPLSTEGSSAGSRSGGSRHTIDSKTHPHREGLSPRNSLEVLTPEIPGERDRGNCITSLQLHPKGWATLLRCSSNMDDQEWTCVYEFQEGAPPRPPVSPRCSLRLTHYIEEANVGRGYIKELCFSPDGRLICSPYGYGVRLLAFDEHCAELTDCMPVRTALLREVRSIYSHSDVVLTSKFSPTHCQFASGCLSGRVALYQPHF, from the exons ATGAGCTCGGGACAGCCGAGCGACAATGAGGAGCCGCGCGCTGATCTGCTGCGCGAGGAGGATGAGGACGAGGAGGACAGCGATGAAGACAAAGGCTCCACGAGAACATCATCACCGCAAGAGGGCTGTGAGAGTGCCGAGGTGCAGGGCAGCTCGAGGCTCGAGTTGGCCGCAGACGGCGGGACGGGCTCGGGATGCAGGAGCTCAAGCGCTTGCGACTCTCTGTTCTCGTGGATTTGCAGGAGGACAATCCGCAGGGGGCCGTTCGTAGACCCCGCGCGGGATCACTTCCGTACAATGACACGGCTTTATTCGTCCATGAGCCCTGCTACGGATTCGGTGAACCTCACTACACAAACTCACGGGGCTGTCTTCAACTTGGAGTACTCCCCGGACGG gtcAGTTTTGACGGTCGCTTGTGAGCAGACTGAAGTGCTTTTGTTTGACCCTGTTTCTTCCAGACATATTAAAACACTGGTGGAGGCTCACGAGGACTGTGTGAACAACATAAG GTTTCTCGACAACCGGCTGTTTGCGACCTGCTCTGATGACACCaccattgcattgtgggatttgCGGAAACTCAACTCGAAGGTGTGCACGTTGCATGGCCACGCCAGCTGGGTCAAGAACATTGAGTATGATACACATACCCGCCTGCTTGTGACGTCAGGGTTTGACGGAAATGTCATCACCTGGGATACTAACAG GTTCACAGAAGATGGCTGTCCACACAAGAAGTTTTTCCACACGCGCTATCTAATGCGGATGCGTCTGACTCCAGACTGCAGTAAGATGTTGATCTCAACATCCTCTGGTTACCTGCTCATCTTACATGACCTTGACCTCACCCAGAGCCTTGAGGTCGGGAGCTACCGCATCCTACGGGCCCGCAGGGCTCCGCTCAGCACAG aagGCTCATCAGCAGGTTCCAGGTCAGGTGGTTCTCGTCACACCATTGACAGCAAAACCCATCCACACAGAGAGG GTTTGTCACCCAGAAACAGTCTTGAGGTATTAACCCCAGAGATCCCGGGTGAGCGGGATCGTGGGAACTGCATCACCTCCTTGCAACTGCATCCTAAGGGCTGGGCCACACTGTTACGCTGCTCCAGCAACATGGACGACCAAGAG TGGACGTGCGTGTATGAGTTTCAAGAAGGAGCTCCACCTCGACCACCAGTGTCTCCTCGCTGCTCTCTGCGTCTCACGCACTACATCGAGGAGGCTAATGTCGGCCGCGGCTACATTAAAGAGCTGTGCTTCAGTCCTGACGGCCGCCTCATTTGCTCGCCGTACGGTTACGGCGTGCGCTTGCTGGCGTTCGATGAGCACTGCGCTGAGCTGACGGACTGCATGCCTGTGCGGACGGCTCTGCTGCGGGAGGTCCGCTCCATCTACTCTCACAGCGACGTGGTGCTCACCTCAAAGTTCTCGCCCACTCACTGTCAGTTTGCATCAGGTTGCCTTAGTGGACGCGTAGCTCTGTATCAACCACACTTTTAA
- the cpxm1a gene encoding probable carboxypeptidase X1: MLMQSVHICGAIILCITHHCLSSENQTVSNNVTKSESNDLKSIFNLDGNVTKSLEKANPDEDHTQAQRNTSEDGEQMNKETRGVKPDCPPLGLESLKVSDDQLEASSYLSVGLGPYRGRLNIQSGLEDDDEYDGAWCAGVEDQEQWLQLDALRPTLFTGVILQGRNSIWSLNWVRTYKVQFSNDSVVWQPCMNGSEEAVFIGNEDLETPVLALFPEPSVAQYIRINPQTWFSNGTICLRAEVLGCPMPDPDSLQFSETESGSTDDLDFRHHNYNEMRKLMKSVNDECPNITRIYTIGRSYTGLKLYVMEISDNPGKHELGEPEFRYVAGMHGNEVLGRELLLNLMQYICHEYNRGNQRVIQLVKDTRIHLLPSMNPDGYETAYEKGSELSGWALGRYSFEGIDMNHNFPDLNNIMWDAQELATDKRRVSNHYIPMPEYYTSTEALVAPETRAVISWMQDIPFVLSANLHGGELVVTYPFDCTRDWIPRQDTPTADNDFFRWLATVFASANLVMANPDRRICHSEDFQQHNNIINGADWHTVPGSMNDFSYLHTNCFEITVELSCDKFPHASELPVEWENNKESLLLYMEQVHRGIKGVIRDKDTKAGIANAIIKVDGLDHDMRSALDGDYWRLLNPGEYKITVWAEGYFPRIRHCTVGSEPHATICDFTLTKTSQDRLKQILASGRKIPRDDQVRIRAMRMRKLRISTKILNRRREQQQRLNKVKRK, encoded by the exons ATGCTTATGCAAAGCGTACATATTTGTGGTGCAATAATACTTTGCATTACACACCACTGTCTTTCATCTGAAAATCAGACTGTCAGTAATAATGTTACTAAATCTGAGTCTAACGATTTAAAGTCAATATTTAATCTGGATGGAAATGTTACTAAAAGTTTGGAGAAAGCAAACCCCGATGAAGACCACACTCAAGCGCAGAGGAATACCAGTGAAGATGGAGAACAGATGAACAAAGAGACCCGTGGAGTAAAACCAG ATTGTCCACCGCTGGGTTTGGAGTCTCTGAAAGTCTCTGATGATCAGTTGGAGGCTTCCTCGTATTTGAGCGTCGGGCTCGGCCCTTACAGAGGACGCCTTAACATACAG TCTGGTCTGGAGGATGATGATGAGTATGACGGAGCGTGGTGTGCTGGGGTGGAGGATCAGGAACAGTGGTTGCAGTTGGATGCTCTCAGACCGACACTCTTTACTGGCGTCATCCTCCAGGGCAGAAACTCTATCTGGAG cttgAACTGGGTCCGCACGTATAAGGTGCAGTTCAGTAATGACTCAGTGGTCTGGCAGCCCTGCATGAATGGATCAGAGGAGGCC GTGTTTATTGGGAATGAAGATTTGGAGACGCCAGTTTTGGCTCTGTTTCCCGAGCCCTCGGTGGCCCAGTACATTCGCATTAACCCACAGACCTGGTTTAGCAATGGCACCATTTGCCTCCGTGCTGAAGTGCTGGGTTGCCCAATGCCAG ATCCTGACAGCCTGCAATTTTCTGAAACTGAGAGCGGATCCACAGATGACCTCGACTTCAGACACCATAATTATAATGAGATGAGGAAG TTAATGAAGTCTGTGAATGACGAGTGTCCAAATATCACACGGATCTACACTATTGGGAGGAGCTACACCGGACTGAAGCTTTATGTTATGGAAATATCCGATAACCCGGGAAAACATGAGCTTG GTGAGCCGGAGTTTCGCTATGTTGCCGGGATGCATGGGAATGAAGTTTTGGGCCGGGAGCTCTTGCTAAATCTCATGCAGTACATCTGCCATGAATACAACCGAGGCAATCAGCGTGTCATACAGCTGGTAAAAGATACACGCATCCATCTGTTGCCATCTATGAACCCAGACGGATATGAAACAGCCTATGAGAAG GGCTCAGAACTCTCTGGCTGGGCTCTTGGACGCTACAGCTTTGAGGGCATTGACATGAACCATAACTTCCCTGACCTCAACAACATCATGTGGGACGCTCAGGAGTTGGCCACGGACAAGAGGAGAGTGAGCAACCACTACATTCCCATGCCAGAGTACTACACCTCAACCGAAGCATTA GTTGCCCCGGAGACGCGTGCTGTAATCAGCTGGATGCAAGATATCCCGTTTGTACTGAGTGCTAATCTGCACGGGGGAGAGCTGGTGGTCACTTACCCTTTCGACTGCACACGTGACTGGATCCCTCGCCAGGACACTCCCACCGCAGACAACGATTTCTTCCGTTGGTTGGCTACCGTCTTTGCTTCAGCCAATCTGGTGATGGCAAACCCAGATCGCAGGATCTGTCACTCAGAAGACTTCCAGCAGCACAACAACATCATCAATGGGGCCGACTGGCACACTGTTCCAGGGA GCATGAATGACTTCAGTTACCTCCACACGAATTGTTTCGAAATAACTGTAGAACTGTCCTGTGATAAATTCCCACATGCCAGTGAGCTTCCTGTCGAATGGGAGAACAACAAAGAGTCTCTCCTGCTGTACATGGAGCAG GTGCACAGAGGTATAAAGGGCGTCATCAGGGATAAGGACACTAAGGCTGGCATTGCAAATGCTATCATTAAGGTGGACGGCCTGGACCATGACATGAGATCTG CTCTAGATGGTGATTACTGGCGTTTGCTGAACCCAGGTGAGTACAAGATAACGGTGTGGGCAGAAGGCTACTTCCCCCGCATCCGCCACTGCACTGTGGGGTCAGAGCCCCATGCAACCATCTGTGACTTCACCCTCACCAAGACTTCGCAGGATCGCCTAAAACAGATCCTGGCAAGTGGTAGAAAAATTCCCCGGGATGATCAGGTACGGATCCGAGCCATGAGAATGCGCAAACTCCGCATCAGCACCAAGATTCTGAACCGCCGTCGAGAACAACAGCAGCGCCTTAACAAAGTTAAACGGAAGTGA